From the Leptospira biflexa serovar Patoc strain 'Patoc 1 (Paris)' genome, one window contains:
- a CDS encoding DUF4846 domain-containing protein produces MGILSFVSFPVFTLYPDSIQERFIPPNGYKRVVYPKTSFASYLQNFPLKPKGSPVLLYNGNHKQNQVHAAVLDFPLLKRDLIQCADAVMKLRAEYFYAQKKYDAIQFKISNGMEVPFHRFAKGERVDVKGNKTSWKQGKFKKGYGRDVFEEYLQFIYSYAGTISLKSELVKKSVIQLEPGDVWIEAGSPGHVVMVVDKATSDDGQMVFLLAQSYMPSQEMHILKSEGEYSPWFPLPKGNNFQTPEWEFQTNQFYGFLNLKKSP; encoded by the coding sequence ATGGGAATACTATCTTTTGTTTCCTTTCCTGTTTTCACACTTTATCCCGATTCCATCCAAGAACGATTTATACCACCTAACGGATACAAACGAGTAGTTTATCCAAAAACAAGTTTTGCATCTTACTTACAAAACTTTCCCTTAAAACCGAAAGGAAGCCCAGTCCTTTTGTACAATGGGAACCACAAACAAAACCAAGTCCATGCGGCCGTTTTAGACTTTCCTCTATTGAAACGAGACCTGATCCAATGTGCGGATGCCGTCATGAAACTCCGTGCCGAGTATTTTTATGCGCAAAAAAAATATGATGCGATCCAATTTAAAATCAGTAATGGGATGGAGGTTCCTTTCCATCGATTTGCCAAAGGGGAACGAGTGGATGTCAAAGGGAACAAAACCAGTTGGAAACAAGGGAAATTCAAAAAAGGGTATGGGCGCGATGTCTTTGAAGAATACTTACAATTTATCTACAGTTATGCGGGAACCATTTCCCTCAAATCGGAACTTGTCAAAAAATCAGTAATACAATTGGAACCTGGTGATGTTTGGATTGAAGCAGGATCCCCAGGACATGTGGTGATGGTAGTAGACAAAGCCACGAGTGACGATGGACAAATGGTATTCCTTTTGGCTCAAAGTTATATGCCGTCACAGGAAATGCACATTTTGAAATCGGAGGGTGAATACTCTCCTTGGTTTCCTCTTCCAAAAGGTAATAATTTCCAAACCCCAGAATGGGAATTCCAAACAAATCAATTTTATGGATTTTTAAATCTAAAAAAATCTCCTTAG
- a CDS encoding TIGR00730 family Rossman fold protein has product MKNIAVYCGSSSGNDPSFEKEAFRLGDYLATHKLGLVYGGASVGLMGAVANGCLSKQGKVIGVIPNFLKRKEIEHIGLTELIQVESMHERKRIMFDLSDAFLVLPGGFGTMEEFFEVVTWSQLGLHNKPIVLLNWNGFYNPLVQMLHTMLDSGFLKKENLNLVQVLNKTDDLLTHLHNYSPSKTEKWLSEDSI; this is encoded by the coding sequence ATGAAAAACATCGCCGTGTATTGCGGCTCTTCCTCCGGAAACGATCCTTCTTTTGAAAAAGAAGCCTTTCGATTAGGGGATTACTTAGCCACTCATAAACTTGGTTTGGTTTATGGTGGTGCCAGTGTGGGTCTTATGGGTGCAGTCGCAAACGGTTGTTTGTCGAAACAAGGCAAAGTCATCGGAGTTATCCCAAACTTTCTCAAACGAAAGGAAATCGAACACATTGGCCTTACAGAACTCATCCAGGTGGAGTCCATGCATGAAAGAAAACGGATCATGTTTGACTTATCCGATGCCTTCCTTGTGTTACCTGGTGGATTTGGAACCATGGAGGAGTTTTTTGAAGTGGTGACTTGGTCCCAACTAGGATTACACAACAAACCCATTGTGCTTTTGAATTGGAATGGATTTTATAACCCTCTTGTCCAAATGCTCCATACCATGTTGGACTCAGGGTTCTTAAAAAAAGAAAATCTAAACCTTGTGCAAGTCCTAAACAAAACGGACGATTTACTCACCCATTTACATAACTATTCTCCGTCTAAGACGGAGAAATGGTTGTCGGAAGATAGCATCTAA
- a CDS encoding BrnT family toxin translates to MKLLEFSSIEGFEWDHGNIDKNWLKHKVKLGENEEIFFNEPILIAYDENHSEKERRFASLGISNDSRRLFAVLTIRNNKIRIISTRDMSKKERKFFEN, encoded by the coding sequence ATGAAACTACTGGAATTTTCCTCAATAGAAGGTTTTGAGTGGGATCATGGAAATATTGATAAAAATTGGCTTAAGCATAAAGTAAAACTCGGGGAAAATGAGGAAATATTCTTTAATGAGCCGATTCTGATTGCTTACGATGAAAATCATTCAGAAAAAGAAAGGAGATTTGCTTCCTTAGGAATTTCCAATGATTCAAGGAGGCTGTTTGCGGTACTCACCATTCGAAATAATAAAATTAGAATTATTTCTACTAGAGATATGAGCAAAAAGGAAAGAAAGTTTTTTGAAAACTAA
- a CDS encoding class I SAM-dependent methyltransferase produces the protein MNQIKWLSLRYQFLTLVCCIFISLCFILTCEKNSSPEQVAFKKVYDEKKWGGGSGIGSWPENAGPYLTLLQEYLNDPKYQTIVDLGCGDWRLMETMIIPEEKNYLGYDLVPSLIEQNTKKYSKKNVKFIMIKQLSDIRNVSADLLIVKDVLHHWPIAHINYFLKEILPNYRYALITNDYNLFALNQDINFAEFRPINLQKEPFVPVIGLQVLFDYPSHGIIKRVYLYKNPAD, from the coding sequence ATGAATCAAATAAAATGGTTATCTCTCCGATATCAGTTTTTAACACTTGTTTGCTGTATTTTTATCTCTTTGTGTTTTATTCTCACTTGTGAAAAAAATAGTTCCCCAGAACAAGTTGCCTTCAAAAAGGTATATGATGAAAAAAAATGGGGTGGAGGATCAGGCATTGGCTCTTGGCCAGAGAATGCGGGTCCTTATCTCACACTTTTACAAGAATACTTGAATGATCCAAAGTATCAAACGATTGTAGATCTTGGTTGTGGAGATTGGAGACTGATGGAAACCATGATCATTCCAGAGGAAAAAAATTATTTGGGATATGATCTTGTGCCATCCCTCATCGAACAAAACACAAAAAAATATTCCAAAAAAAATGTTAAATTCATAATGATCAAACAACTAAGTGACATTCGAAATGTCTCAGCAGACCTATTAATCGTAAAAGACGTGTTACACCATTGGCCTATCGCACATATAAACTATTTTCTAAAAGAAATATTGCCAAACTATCGGTATGCACTCATCACCAACGATTATAATTTATTTGCATTGAACCAGGATATAAATTTCGCAGAGTTTCGGCCGATCAATTTACAAAAAGAACCCTTCGTTCCCGTGATTGGCCTTCAAGTCTTATTTGATTATCCCTCGCATGGAATCATAAAACGTGTCTACTTATATAAAAATCCGGCTGATTAG